A stretch of DNA from Arachis hypogaea cultivar Tifrunner chromosome 19, arahy.Tifrunner.gnm2.J5K5, whole genome shotgun sequence:
TCCACCATGAGTGCTACTCCAAGGTTCACCACAAGCATAGCAAAACTGGAATCGGCACCTGCAAGCAAGAAAACAAACAACCAACACTTAAACAAAGCAAAATGAAGCTCCTAATAATGATAAGTTAACCAAGAAGAAAACAAACCTGCATGTAATATGCAAGCACCCTTCAGTCTTCTCCACATAGAACTTGCATCTGGGACACCTATTCCATTTCTTTTGAGCAGCAAGGTCCCTAAGAAGAAGATCCTCCCTCCCTCTCTCATCCTCATTCAGTGACTGCAACACGTTACACTCAACCCCAGGGTGCCATGGAACACAACACCTGGCACAGAAGAGCCTGTGGCAAAATGGGCACTCAGCTTCCCTGATAATCCCTTCACCGCCCTCATTCTCGTTAAGCAGCATTGCAGAACAGTCCCTAAAGGGGCAATAGAATTTCGGAACCGCAAGAAACAGAGCCTCACAGAGTGCATCGTCCCACCTATCAAGAACCTCTTTTGGGAGCATGGGCCTGCAGGAATCAAGCTCCAACATGCCCTTGCAGTTCAATCCGGGGCAAGGAACAAGCGTTAAGCTCTCTTGGATCTTTGTGGCCACATGCTTGGTGACACAGTCAGAGCAGAAGGAGTGATCACATTTCTTGTTCCTGAACATCTGATCAGTCCCTTTGGTTTCTGCACAAATCTCACATACGATAAGCATTTCGTCGTCATCCAGAAGCTCTATGTACTCGGTTTTGGGGACAACAAAGACTGGTCGTGATGACGAAGGTGTTGATGAAGATGGAAGGCAACGAACGGtttttgatgatgatgagccTTCGATGGTGCTTTGAGAAGCGATCAAGG
This window harbors:
- the LOC112777677 gene encoding E3 ubiquitin-protein ligase RSL1-like isoform X2, which produces MATAQQESGSGSGSETAIGVNGVEDSYFSALFDDEGNLIPISDDKYADELQLQETIMSSLIASQSTIEGSSSSKTVRCLPSSSTPSSSRPVFVVPKTEYIELLDDDEMLIVCEICAETKGTDQMFRNKKCDHSFCSDCVTKHVATKIQESLTLVPCPGLNCKGMLELDSCRPMLPKEVLDRWDDALCEALFLAVPKFYCPFRDCSAMLLNENEGGEGIIREAECPFCHRLFCARCCVPWHPGVECNVLQSLNEDERGREDLLLRDLAAQKKWNRCPRCKFYVEKTEGCLHITCRCRFQFCYACGEPWSSTHGGCQRN